A stretch of Pempheris klunzingeri isolate RE-2024b chromosome 19, fPemKlu1.hap1, whole genome shotgun sequence DNA encodes these proteins:
- the pigo gene encoding GPI ethanolamine phosphate transferase 3, translating to MKGLPVLSLLLWVCSVYFVGIYLFVGGFLLVRLEVNRTSTCGDVLQPGEEPVDFCRAQPRFRRVVLLIIDALKIDFARFDPNNTAPRPYENKLPVLDETVSSRPSHSRLYPFRADPPTTTMQRIKGFTTGSLPTFVDVGNNFASSAILEDNLIHQFGQVGKRVVFMGDDTWENLFPKKFHRSLPFPSFNVKDLHTVDSGILRHLYTTMMGGDWDVLVAHFLGVDHCGHRFGPDHPAMADKLTQMDGVIRSVIDHLQNDTLLVVMGDHGMTDTGDHGGESQKETDAAIFLYSPSPLFPTPPSQTEPDVVPQTDLVPTLALLLGVPIPYSSVGQVLLPLFPSQTQGAVGGLSQLEALWINAKQVNRFLETYSGMAKDIPPESLSQLKNEFSLLSSEYLTTVREGRSPSPQLAASLQAYLTSVRDTCRATWARFNPLKMAAGLAILAFACLMCFVLSELSFVLIRDNGPGLKAPAIVALGAGICVAAGQLFTQGYIEVAWCLAAAALSSELLFLWRARQSRAINVAKNGSKAPKSGAWLTPRRLLVPPLLVPLLRCASLLSDSYVIAEGRAVTFLVFSLALYIPIHLNWDGLLLPPNHDPLKPTGLLPSAALSPSTVRKESSTLLACLGLLVGSLYLSLSFHGCREEQGSCQPSPFLSPLSRLQDSQLKNLHYILSVCSLGLWTYLLRRFLRYYGNLNSSGGTVFTARWILPLLSVCLALHWAVSATPEDSFRNLAQLISLAQLVLPRAAFVLLGLGLFLIWLDPLTVFVKTRSTATARGSSLPPPRYRASTGISPQAELHHLIPQIYQRMRRSLDDGELSGGSEVGSRPAVEAYGLGTVYSAPLLLFCGLLGIGLLLLHPEGMALSFLLLLLEMGALLHIHASSTTLSGLHETYSGGFNVPWTPIVLWSLAATQFFHATGHLPTFPSIQWGAAFVGFPDGHTGTILPASLVTLNTFASHILFAVGCPLLLFWPLVCEVRGSRVGRACGEEGEDAVMEMRLRENPQQFSSALLQLSTRYLFIVGAQVFASVCAAAILRRHLMVWKVFAPKLMFEASGFLVSSVSLLIGVTLVLRVDVAVGRWFKRLIPDASR from the exons ATGAAGGGGCTCCCGGTGCTGTCCCTGCTCCTCTGGGTGTGCTCGGTGTACTTTGTGGGCATCTACCTGTTTGTGGGTGGGTTCCTGCTGGTGAGGCTGGAGGTGAACAGGACCAGCACCTGCGGGGACGTGCTGCAGCCCGGAGAGGAGCCAGTGGACTTCTGCCGCGCCCAGCCGCGATTCCGCAGGGTCGTCCTGCTCATCATCGACGCCCTCAAGATCGACTTCGCCAGGTTTGACCCCAACAACACGGCGCCCCGGCCTTACGAGAACAAGCTGCCCGTGCTGGATGAGACGGTCTCGTCCAGGCCTTCCCACAGCCGCCTGTACCCTTTTCGTGCCGACCCGCCCACGACCACCATGCAGAGGATCAAGGGCTTCACCACTGGCTCCTTGCCCACCTTTGTGGATGTTGGAAATAACTTTGCATCCAGTGCCATCTTGGAGGACAACCTCATCCACCAGTTTGGGCAAGTTG GCAAACGGGTGGTGTTCATGGGTGATGACACTTGGGAGAATCTTTTTCCTAAGAAGTTCCACCGTTCTCTACCCTTCCCTTCTTTCAATGTCAAGGATCTGCACACTGTGGACAGTGGGATCCTCCGGCACCTCTACACAACTA TGATGGGGGGTGACTGGGATGTCCTGGTTGCTCATTTCCTTGGAGTGGATCACTGTGGTCACAGGTTTGGGCCCGACCACCCGGCCATGGCCGACAAGCTCACCCAGATGGACGGAGTCATCAG GTCTGTGATTGACCATCTGCAGAATGACACACTCTTGGTGGTGATGGGAGATCACGGGATGACGGACACTGGAGATCATGGCGGAGAAAGTCAGAAGGAGACGGATGCTGCCATCTTCCTCTACAGTCCTTCCCCTCTTTTTCCCACACCGCCCTCCCAG aCTGAACCTGACGTGGTGCCCCAGACAGACCTGGTGCCCACCCTGGCTCTGCTGCTGGGTGTTCCCATCCCCTACAGCAGCGTGGGGCAGGTTCTCTTGCCTTTATTCCCTTCTCAGACACAAGGTGCAGTTGGTGGTCTCAGCCAGCTGGAGGCGCTGTGGATCAACGCAAAGCAG gtcaACCGTTTCCTGGAGACGTACTCTGGCATGGCCAAAGACATCCCACCAGAGAGCCTCTCTCAGCTAAAAAATGaattctccctcctctcctctgaatACCTCACCACGGTTAGAGAGGGTCGGTCACCCTCCCCACAGCTGGCAGCCTCCCTGCAGGCCTACCTCACCTCTGTCCGAGACACCTGCCGAGCTACATGGGCTCGATTCAACCCGCTCAAGATGGCAGCAGGTTTAGCCATCCTGGCGTTTGCCTGCTTGATGTGTTTCGTCCTGTCCGAGCTGTCCTTTGTGCTGATCAGGGACAATGGCCCTGGACTGAAGGCCCCGGCTATCGTGGCACTAGGAGCGGGGATTTGTGTGGCTGCTGGTCAGCTGTTTACACAGGGCTACATCGAGGTAGCGTGGTGCCTGGCAGCTGCTGCCCTCAGCTCTGAACTTCTGTTTCTGTGGAGAGCCCGTCAATCCAGAGCCATTAATGTGGCAAAGAACGGATCCAAAGCTCCAAAGTCTGGTGCCTGGCTGACCCCACGCCGCCTCTTGGTCCCCCCTCTCTTGGTGCCACTCCTCCGCTGTGCTTCCCTGCTCTCAGATAGCTACGTGATCGCTGAGGGCCGTGCTGTGACGTTTCTGGTGTTCTCTCTGGCTCTCTATATTCCCATTCATCTCAACTGGGATGGCCTGCTCCTACCCCCCAACCATGACCCTCTGAAGCCCACAGGGCTCCTGCCCTCCGCAGCCTTGTCCCCATCGACTGTGAGgaaagaaagcagcaccctGCTGGCCTGCTTAGGACTTCTTGTCGGCAGCCTctacctctccctctccttccacGGCTGTCGGGAAGAACAGGGCTCCTGCCAGCCGTCCCCgttcctttctcctctttcccgGTTGCAGGACAGCCAGCTGAAGAACCTCCACTACATCCTCTCTGTGTGCTCCCTGGGCTTGTGGACGTATCTGCTGCGACGCTTCCTCCGATACTACGGTAATCTCAACTCCTCAGGTGGGACGGTGTTCACGGCCCGCTGGATCTTACCGCTGCTGTCCGTGTGCCTGGCGCTCCACTGGGCCGTTAGTGCCACTCCAGAGGACAGCTTTAGGAATCTGGCCCAGCTGATCAGCCTGGCCCAGCTGGTCCTCCCCAGGGCCGCCTTCGTTCTCCTGGGACTGGGGCTGTTTCTGATCTGGCTAGACCCCCTCACCGTGTTTGTTAAGACCAGAAGTACAGCTACAGCCAGAGGTTCATCTCTACCCCCGCCCCGCTACAGAGCGAGCACCGGCATCAGCCCTCAAGCCGAGCTGCACCACCTCATCCCCCAGATCTACCAGCGCATGCGTCGTTCCCTGGACGACGGAGAACTGAGCGGGGGCAGTGAGGTGGGCAGCAGGCCCGCTGTGGAGGCCTACGGACTGGGAACTGTGTACTCTGCCcctttgctgctgttttgtggCCTGCTGGGAattggtctgctgctgctgcacccgGAGGGCATGGCTCTGtctttcctcctgctgctgcttgaaaTGGGAGCTCTGCTGCACATTCATGCTTCCTCCACTACCCTCAGTGGCCTGCATGAAACCTATTCTG GTGGCTTTAATGTGCCCTGGACTCCAATAGTGCTGTGGTCCCTGGCTGCTACCCAGTTTTTCCATGCCACAGGTCACCTTCCCACCTTCCCCTCCATCCAGTGGGGCGCTGCTTTCGTGGGATTCCCTGATGGACACACAGGCACCATACTGCCTGCCTCACTGGTTACTCTCAACACTTTTGCCTCACACATCTTGTTTGCAG TGGGCTGCCCGTTGCTGCTGTTCTGGCCCCTTGTGTGTGAGGTTCGCGGCAGCAGGGTAGGAAGAGCGTgtggggaagagggagaggatgctGTGATGGAAATGAGACTGAGAGAAAACCCCCAGCAGTTCAGCTCTGCTCTTCTACAACTCTCCACACGCTACCTGTTCATTGTCGGAGCACAG GTCTTTGCTTCAGTCTGTGCCGCTGCTATCCTCAGGAGACACCTAATGGTGTGGAAGGTTTTCGCACCCAA GTTAATGTTCGAGGCCTCAGGGTTCTTGGTGAGCAGCGTGTCTCTGCTGATCGGGGTCACGTTAGTACTGAGAGTGGATGTGGCCGTGGGCCGCTGGTTTAAGAGACTGATCCCCGATGCATCCAGGTAG
- the stoml2 gene encoding stomatin-like protein 2, mitochondrial: protein MLRTLCRTGGALLQQTQRTVPRLWVTPAQQRWASSLPMNTVVLFVPQQEAWVVERMGRFHRILEPGLNFLIPLLDRIRYVQSLKEIVIDVPEQSAVSLDNVTLQIDGVLYLRILDPFKASYGVEDPEYAVTQLAQTTMRSELGKLTLDKVFRERESLNSNIVHSINQASDEWGIRCLRYEIKDIHVPPRVKESMQMQVEAERKKRATVLESEGTREAAINVAEGRKQAQILASEGEKEERINKAAGEAQAVMAKAEAKSKAIRMLSEALTEQNGNAAASLSVAEQYVSAFSNLAKESNTILLPSNTGDISGMVTQAMTIYGTLAKTSPKAAREVADEKSEEPANQPASSQ, encoded by the exons ATGCTGCGGACGCTGTGTCGGACCGGCGGGGCCCTTCTGCAG caaaCCCAGCGGACTGTGCCGCGATTGTGGGTTACACCGGCCCAGCAGCGATGGGCGTCCAGCCTGCCCATGAACACCGTGGTCCTGTTCGTGCCCCAGCAGGAGGCCTGGGTGGTGGAGAGAATGGGTCGCTTCCACCGAATCTTAGAGCCG gGTTTAAACTTCCTCATACCTTTATTGGACCGAATTCGCTATGTGCAAAGTCTCAAAGAGATCGTCATTGACGTCCCAGAGCAGTCTGCAGTATCTCTAG ataATGTAACACTACAGATTGATGGAGTGCTTTACTTAAGGATTCTTGACCCTTTTAAG GCCAGTTACGGTGTCGAGGATCCAGAATACGCCGTCACACAGTTGGCACAGACAACCATGCGGTCAGAACTGGGCAAACTCACTCTGGACAAAGTGTTCAGG GAGAGGGAATCCCTCAATTCCAACATCGTCCACTCAATCAATCAGGCTTCAGACGAGTGGGGGATCCGTTGCCTCCGTTATGAAATCAAAGATATACACGTTCCACCTCGTGTGAAGGAATCCATGCAGATGCAG GTGGAGGCCGAACGTAAGAAGAGAGCCACAGTGCTGGAGTCTGAAGGGACGAGGGAAGCGGCCATTAATGTTGCTGAGGGTCGTAAACAAGCTCAGATTCTGGCCTCGGAGGGTGAAAAAGAAGAGCGGATCAATAAAGCAGCTG GTGAGGCCCAAGCGGTCATGGCCAAGGCAGAAGCTAAGTCTAAGGCTATCCGTATGCTGTCAGAGGCTCTGACTGAGCAGAATGGAAATGCAGCGGCCTCGCTAAGTGTGGCCGAGCAGTACGTGTCTGCTTTCTCCAATCTTGCCAAAGAGTCCAACACCATCCTCCTGCCATCTAACACCGGGGACATTAGCGGAATGGTCACACAG GCTATGACCATTTACGGCACGTTGGCAAAGACGAGCCCAAAAGCAGCGCGAGAAGTAGCGGATGAGAAGAGCGAAGAGCCTGCGAACCAGCCGGCATCATCTCAATAG